The following DNA comes from Nocardioides panzhihuensis.
TGCTTGGAGATGTCGACACCGAAGAGGTTCACGGTCCCAACGATAGTGATCCCGAGGCGCGAGAGTCGACAGAACGAGCCGTACGTCGGGACATCCTCCCCCGAGAAGTCGGTTTCTGAGCGCGAAAGGTCAGTTCTCGACGCCGAGACGGCAGTTCTTGACGACGAGAGGTCGATCCTCGACGTACGCCCTGCGCACTCGCTGTCGGGAACTGACCCCTCGGCGCCAAGAACTGACTACTCGGCGTCGGGAACTGACTTCTCGGCTAGGAGGGTGTCGGCTGCGGCGTACGGGTCCCGCTCGCCTTTGACCACCTCGGCCGCCAGGGCGTCCAGGTCGTCCATCTCGCCTACGGTGGTCCATCTCGCGCGGAGGGTCTCGACGGCGATGGCCTCGACCTCGGCACGGGCTCGACGGGTGCGCCGCGCCTCGAGCGTCCCGCTGGACCGCAGCCAGTCGCGGTGCTCGTCCAGCGCGGCGACGACCTCGGCCATGCCCTTGCCGGACTGCGCGACCGCGGCTAGGACGGGCGGGGCCCAGGACTCCGCCGGACGGTCGGCCAGGCGCAGCATCCCGCGCAGGTCGCGCTGGACCTTGGTCGCGCCGTCCCGGTCGGCCTTGTTGACGACGTAGAGGTCGCCGATCTCCAGGATGCCGGCCTTCGCGGCCTGGATGCCGTCACCCATCCCGGGCGCGACCAGCACCACGGTGGTGTCGGCGAGCCCGGCGATCTCGACCTCGGACTGACCGACGCCGACGGTCTCGACCAGCACCACGTCGAAACCAGCAGCATCGAGCACTCGCAGGGCCTGCGGGGCCGACCAGGCCAGCCCACCGAGATGGCCCCGGGAGGCCATCGATCGGATGAAGACACCCGGGTCGGTGGCGTGGTCGGTCATCCGGATCCGGTCCCCCAGCAGCGCGCCGCCGGAGAACGGCGAGGACGGGTCGACCGCCAGCACCGCAACGGTGCGGCCCGCGGAGCGCAGCTCGCGGACCAGCGCGGAGGTGGTGGTCGACTTCCCGACCCCGGGCGCACCGGTGAGCCCCACGATGTGGGCGTGCCCGCCGTGCGGCGCGAGCGCGGCCATCACCTCGCGGAGCCGCTCTCCGCCACCGACGGGAGCGTTCTCGACGTACGACACCAGCCGCGCGACCGCCCGGGGCTCACCGCCCCGGGCGCGCGCGACCAGGTCGCTCACATCAGCGATGGCTCAGGCCTTGGGCACACGCACGATCAGGGCGTCGCCCTGACCGCCACCGCCACACAGCGCGGCGGCACCGGTGCCGCCACCGCGGCGCTTGAGCTCGAGGGCGAGGTGCAGCACGACGCGGGTGCCGGACATGCCGACCGGGTGGCCGAGCGCGATGGCGCCACCGTTGACGTTGACCTTATCGGGGTCGAGGTCGAGCTTCTTGGTCGACTCGATGCCGACCGCGGCGAACGCCTCGTTGAACTCCACCAGGTCGAGGTCGGCGGCGGTGATGCCCTCCTTCTCGAGCGCCTTGGCGGTCGCGTTGGCCGGCTGCAGCTGCAGGCTCGAGTCGGGGCCGGCGACCATGCCGTGGGCGCCGATCTCGCACAGCCACTCCAGACCGAGCTCCTCAGCCTTGGCCTTCGACATCACCACGACGGCGGCAGCACCGTCGGAGATCTGCGAGGCGGAGCCGGCGGTGATGGTGCCCTCCTTGGAGAACGCCGGGCGGAGCTTGCCGAGGGACTCGGCGGTGGTGTCGCCGCGTACGCCCTCGTCGGCGCTGACGACGATCGGGTCGCCCTTGCGCTGCGGAATCGACACCGGGACGATCTCATCGTCGAAGACGCCGTTCTTCTGAGCGGCGGCGGCACGCTGGTGCGACGTGGCGGCGAAGGCGTCCTGCTCCTCGCGGGTGAGCTTCACACCCTCGGAGTTGATCTGCTCGGTCAGCCCGCCCATCGCCTGCTGGGTGGCCTGGTCGTAGAGCGCGTCGTAGGCCATCGAGTCAACCAGCGTCGTGTCGCCGTACTTGAAACCCTCGCGCGACTTCGGCAGCAGGTGCGGCGCGTTGGTCATCGACTCCATGCCGCCGGCGACGATGATCTCCGCCTCGCCGGCGCGGATCAGCTGGTCGGCGGTGGCGATGGTGTTGAGGCCGGAGAGGCAGACCTTGTTGATGGTGATCGAGGGCACGTTCATCGGCAGCCCGCCGGCGATGCCCGCGGCGCGCGCCGGGTTCTGGCCGGCACCGGCCTGGATGACCTGACCCATGATCAGGTAGTCGACCTGATCCGGCGAGACGCCCGCCTTCTCGAGGGCGCCCTTGATGGCGACGCCGCCCAGATCGGCCGCGGACAAGCTCTTGAGCCCGCCGAGCAGGCGGCCGATCGGCGTACGCGCCCCGGCGACGATGACGTTGGACATGGGTCCTCCAAGAATGTTGGGTGGTGCTGATCTGCCTTGAGGTTACTAATTAGTAACCTCAGTGGGAAGAGTGTTGAGCGCAGCCTGGTGTGGCTGTCATCACACATTGTGCCCGTTGACCCCGACCTCAAGGAGAGTAGGCCCATGACATCCGTGGAGATCCCATCGCACCTGTTCACCCAGATCGACCACGTCGGTCTCGCCGTCGCCGATCTGGACGCGGCGATCGACTTCTACGAGAAGACCTTCGGCATGAAGCTCGCCCACCGCGAGACCAACGAGGAGCAGGGCGTCGAGGAGGCGATGATCGCGATCGGCGAATCCGACAACAAGCTCCAGCTGCTCGCCCCGCTCAACGAGAAGAGCACCATCGCCAAGTTCCTCGACCGCAACGGCCCCGGCATGCAGCAGCTCGCCTACCGGGTCACCGACGTCGAGCAGGTCTCCGCGATCCTGAAGGAGCGCGGCGTACGCCTTCTCTACGACGCACCGCGACGCGGCACCGCCGACTCGCGGATCAACTTCATCCACCCCAAGGACGCCGGCGGCGTCCTGGTCGAGCTCGTCGAGCCGGCCGCCCAGCCCGGCCACTGAGCCCGCTCACCGGACCCATCACCGGACCCATCACCGGACCCATCACCGGACCCATCACCGGACAAGAGCCCACCAGGGCACATGAACGTTCCAAGAGTCATGTGTCACATGAGGCTGGTCAAGACGGTTACTCACCAGTAATGTCCAGCGAATAGAGTCAACCGCGACCCCTACGACGACGCAGGAGCCGACCACCATGCAGAACATCCTCGACGCGATCCTCGCCGGCGACACGCCCGGCGAGGAGTTCGCGAACCTCGAGATCCCCAGCCACTACCGTGCCGCAACCGTCCACAAGGACGAGGTCGACATGTTCGAGGGCGTCGCGACCAAGGAGAAGGACCCGCGCAAGTCCCTCCACGTCGAGGACGTCGCTCTCCCCCAGCTCGGTCCGGGCGAGGCCTTCGTCGCGGTGATGGCCTCGGCGATCAACTACAACACCGTGTGGACCTCGATCTTCGAGCCGGTCTCGACCTTCGGGTTCCTGGAGCGCTACGGCAAGGAGTCCGAGCTCGGCGCCCGCCACAACCTCGACTACCACGTCGTCGGCTCCGACCTGTCCGGCGTCGTGCTGGCCGTGGGTGCCGGCGTGACCAAGTGGAAGCCGGGCGACCGCGTCGTCGCCCACTGCCTCTCGGTCGAGCTCGAGGCCCCCGACGGCCACAACGACACGATGATGGATCCCTCGCAGCGCATCTGGGGCTTCGAGACCAACTTCGGCGGCCTCGCCGACGTCGCGATGGTCAAGGCCAACCAGCTCATGCCCAAGCCCGAGCACCTCACCTGGGAGGAGGCCGCCTCCCCCGGCCTGGTCAACTGCACCGCCTACCGCCAGCTCGTCTCCGTCAACGGTGGCAACATGAAGCAGGGCGACAACGTCCTGATCTGGGGCGCCTCCGGCGGTCTCGGCGGCTTCGCGACGCAGTACGCCCTCAACGGCGGCGCCAACCCGGTCTGTGTCGTCTCCAACGAGGAGAAGGCCAAGATCGTGCGCAACATGGGCGCCGAGATGGTCATCAACCGCTCCGAGATGGACTTCAAGTTCTGGAACGAGGAGGGCACCCAGCAGAACCCGAAGGAGTGGAAGCGCCTCGGCAAGGCGATCCGCGATCTCACCGGCGGCGAGGACATCGACATCGTCTTCGAGCACCCGGGCCGCGAGACCTTCGGCGCGAGCGTGTACGTGACCCGCAAGGGCGGCACCATCACCACCTGCGCGTCGACCTCGGGTTACATGCACGAGTACGACAACCGCTACCTGTGGATGAACCTCAAGCGGATCATCTCCAGCCACTTCGCCAACTACCGCGAGTCGTGGGAGGCCAACCGCCTCATCGCGCAGGGCAAGATCCACCCGACGCTGTCGCGGACCTACACCCTCGAGGATGTCGGCCAGGCCTCGCTCGACGTGCACCACAACAAGCACCAGGGCAAGGTCGGCGTGCTCTGCCTGTCCCCCGAGGAGGGTCTCGGCGTCCTCGATGAGGAGAAGCGTGCGGCTCACATCGACAAGATCAACCTCTTCCGCGGAATCTGAGACTCGCAGTCTGGGTAAATAGATCTCGTTTGAGACTCGATTCACGGCCGGTCTCCTCTTGCGTGAGAGGCGACCGGCCGTAGTCTTGCCCTTTGGGAGCAGAGGCAGCTCGTAGAAGACCTACAGTGTGAGGAATCCGCCACAAATGACGAATGAGGGACTGTCCATCTTCAACGAGGCTTCAGAGCCTCGGAAGAACCCCGAGCAGGACTCGACCGAGACACAGGTCCTCCCCCGGGTCCCCGGCGCGTCCGGGTCGCCCAGCTCCGGCCACAACTCACCACCACCGGCGCCAGGCTCACTCCCAGCCTTCCCGGTCGTGCGACGTGGCGGATACGACCCCGGGACGGTCAACGCCCGGGTCCAGCAGCTGCTTCAGGCCAACGGCCAGGGTCAGTCGGCCCTGCGCAACGCGCAGCGACGCATCGCCGAGCTCGAGCGCCAGGTCAACGACCTGAAGGCCACGGCCGCGCAAGGCAACGAGGCCCCGTCCTACGCCTCCCTCGGTGGTCGCGCAAGCGCGATGCTCCGACTGGCCGAGGAAGAGGCCGCAGCCGTCAAGGAGGCCGCCGAGAAGGAGGCCGCGGTCATCCGCGAGGCCGCCCAGCGCGAGGCCGCCGCAGCCAAGGCGTCCGCCCAGCGTGACATCGAGTCGCTGCGTACGACTCACTACAAGGAGATCGACGACCACCGCGAGAAGGTGACGTCCGAGGTCCAGCAGGCCCGCAAGATGGTGCAGGCCGAGAGCGAGGAGCTGCTCGCCGCCGCCAAGCGCGAGGCCGACCAGATCCGGCTCGCCGTCCAGCAGGAGGTCACCCAGCTGCGTACGTCGACCCAGCGCGAGGTCGAGAAGGCCCGGGCCGGCGCGGACCGCGAGGTCCAGGAGGCCCGGCGGATGCTCGCCGTCGAGCGCGAGCGTCTCGCCCGCGAGGCCGCCGACCACCACGACCAGGCGATGGCCGAGACCACTCGCATCGTCACCGAGGGCGAGACCCGCGCCGCCGACGCCGAGGAGCGGGCCCGGATCGCCGCCCAGCACGTCGCCGACCAGCGCGCCGAGCTGGCCAAGGAGTCCGAGGGAATCATCGCCCGCGCCCGCCGCGACGCCGAGGCGATCCTGTCCAAGGCTCGCGCCGAGGCCGACCACCTCGCCTCCACCGCGACCGTCGAGGCCGAGAAGGGTCACGCGATCATCAAGGCCGAGGTCGACCGCCTCACCAAGCGCCGCGACGCGATCGCCGCTCAGCTCTCCTCGCTCACCGACCTGGTCTCCGGGTTCGGCAAGACCGAGGACCCGGCCGAGCTCGAGGCTCCCAAGCCGATCACCGAGGAGGAGGACATCGTCGACGGCGAGCTCGTCGACCAGGTCGAGGAGAGCGTCACCGTGGTCGACTCCGAGGATGGCCTCGGTGACGACTACGACGACTACGACGAGCCGTCCGAGAAGACCGCGATCCGCGAGCCCGAGACAGCTAAGTCCGAGAGGTGAACGCCGCCGCTGCCGACCGTCCAGGGGACGGTCCGGAGACGACGTCTGCCGAGACCGGCCCCAGCGACGACTCGACGGTCGACAGCGGGTCCGCGATCACCGCCGACGAGCCGGAACCGGAGCCAGAGGAGAGCGAACGGGACAAGCGGTACGGCAAGCCCGGACCGCCGTTCGACCGGAGGTCTCCCTACCTCTTCGGGCTGCTTCTCGGCTTCGGTCTGCTGACTGCCTACGCGGCGTCGAACCTCTTCACCACGATGGGGAGCGTGATCCTCCAGGTGGTGGTCTCGCTCTTCATCGCCGCGGGGATCAACCCGATGGTGGTGTTCCTCCAGAGGCGCGGCTTCCCCCGGCCGTGGGCGGTCCTGACGGTCATCCTCGGCGTCCTGGGTGCGCTTGCCCTTTTCTTCGTGGCGCTCGTGCCGGTGATCAGCGACCAGATCGCCAAGATCTCGGCCAACGTGCCCGACTGGATCGAGGAGCTCCAGCGCAACCAGCGCATCCAGCAGCTCAACGACGAATACCGGATCCTCGACAAGGTGCAGGACTACGTCGCCAGCGGCGACTTCGTCAGCAGTGCCTTCGGCGGGGCGCTGGGCGTGGGCCTGGCGGTGATCAACGTGCTCGTCACGGGCTTCATCGTCATCGTCTTGACGCTCTACTTCATCGCCGCCTACGACCAGACGAAGAACGCCCTCTACCGCCTCGCCCCGGCCTCGCGCCGCGACCGGGTCAGCAAGCTGGGCGACCGGGTCTTCGAGGGCATCGGGGGCTATGTCTCCGGCGCCTTCATCGTCGCGCTGTGCGCCGGCCTGTCCACGCTGGTGCTGCTCTTCGCCGTCGGGATGGGCGAGTACGCAGTCGCTCTCGCCTTCGTCGTCATGATCACCGACGTGATCCCGATGATCGGGGCCACCATCGGCGCGATCATCGTCTGCTCGATCACCTTCGCGACGACCGACCTGAAGACGGGCATCATCGCGGTGATCTTCTACATCGCCTACCAGCAGTTCGAGAACTACGTCATCTACCCACGGGTGATGTCTCGCTCCGTCGACGTCCCCGGGGTCGTCATCGTGATCGCGGCGCTCGTCGGCGCCTCGCTCCTCGGTGTCGTCGGCGCGCTGCTGGCGATCCCGACCGCGGCCGCCATCCTGATGCTGGTCCGCGAGGTCTACGTCAGGGCTCAGGACCAGAGGTAGCCAGACCCTGGGAAGCGCCGCACGCAGCCGATGCGTGCGGCGCTTCGCCGTCTCAGGAGGCAGTCGTCGACTGCTCGCCCTGCTGGACCGCGATGATGCCGGCCAGCACCACCAGCCCACCGATGAGCTGAATGAGCCCCGGGGCCTCGCCGAGCAGCAGCCAGGCGAAGACGACGGCCGAGACGACCTCGAGAAGCCCGACGAACGAGGAGAGCCGCGAGCCCAGGTTTCGGGTGGCGGCGATGCCGGTGGCGTACGCGACCGAGCAGGTCAGCACACCGAGGCCGATCAGCGGCACCCACCAGGCCACCTCGAGGCCCGCCATGACCACGGGCGACGTCTCGATCGCGAACGGGATGGCCCCGATCAGGCAGAGCAGCGCCAGCAGGATCGTCGCACCCGTCAGGCCGAGCCAGGCCAGCGCGAGCGGCGGCAGCGTGGTGCTGGAGTGGGCGTTGAGGACGAAGTAGCCGGCCAGGCCGACGGCCGCCCCTGCAGCCCACAGGATCCCGACCGGGTGGACGTTCGCGCCGCTGACCAGATCGAGGACGAGCACGAGCCCGGCGATCGCGATCAGAGCGCCCACCATCGTCAGCCGCGAGGGCCGCTCCCCGTGTCGCAGCCACATCCACGCGACGACGAGCACGACCCCCATGTACTCCATCAGCAGTGCCGGCCCGACGGCCATCCACTGCACCGCCGAGAAGAACGCGAACTGCGGCACCACGATCGCAAGCAGCGCGTACGCCACCACGAGCCGCCAGCTCGCCGCGACGCTCCGCCACCGGCCGGAGAGCGCGCGCACCGCGAAGGGGGCGAGCACGACGGCACCGATGCCGACACGGAAGATCAGCACGCCTCCCGTCGTCCAGCCGGTGTCGAAGAGGCCGCGCCCGAGCGGGCCGGAGAGGCTGAACGTGACCGCCGAGACGACCGCCAGGAGGAGCCCGGCAGCCACCAGCGGCGTCTTCGTGCTCTGCGGCACCGCTTCGTCATTGGTCAACGTCGTCATGACACATGACAATCCCATCGTCGCGGTAATGTGTCAACATGGTTTTCACTTATGACACCGATATGGGTCTCCAGGCCGTTGTCGACCTCGTGAACACCGACGGCAGCAGCTCCGACGACCTGACGGAGGTCGCCCAGCTCGATGCCTTCTACCAGCGCTGGGGCTACACCGGACGCCACGACCGCACGCGAGCCGAGCTCGAGGACGTCCGCCGCATCCGACCCGTGATGCGCGAGCTCCTTCTCGCCGACCGCGACGAGGCGGTGCACCTCGTCAACAAGCTTCTCTCCGACTACGGCACCACTCCACAGCTGGTCCGCCACGACGAGACCGACTGGCACATCCATGCCTCCGCCGAGGACCGGCCCTATGCCGAGCGGATCATCGTCGAGACCGCGATGGCCATGGTCGACGTCATTCGCACCGACGAGCTGTCCCGGCTCTCGATCTGCGCCGACGAGGGCTGTGAGGGAGTGGTCGTCGATCTGTCCCGCAATCGCTCGAAACGCTACTGCTCACAGACGTGCACCAACCGCAACGCGGTCGCGGCCTATCGGGAGCGTCAGGGCTCGGCGAGGAAGTAGGCGGATGCGTCGCGTCGCCAGGGCGCGTACTCGGCAAGGCGCCCCGCCGAAGTCATACCGGGGTCTTTCGAGGCGGGGCAACGCCGCCGAGTGCGTGCCGTGGCGGCGCGGAGCGCCGCCTAGTTCCTGGTCGAGCCCTAGGCGAGCGCGAAGTAGCGGAGGGCGACGTAGACCCAGGCGACGGCCAGCGTCACGATCGTCACCACGATGCCGTACCGCGTGAACTTCCAGAAGCTGATCGGGTGGCCGGACTTGGCAGCGAGGCCGAGCACGACCACGTTGGCGCCGGCGGCGACGGCGGTGGTGTTGCCGCCGAGGTCGGCGCCGAAGACCAGGGCCCACCACAGCGGACTGTCGGCGCCCGAGGACGGCGTCGCGGCGACCATCTCCTCCACGATCGGCACCATCGCCGCGGTGTAGGGGATGTTGTCGACGAAGCCACCCACGACCGCCGAGCCGATCATCAGCCCGGTCACCCCGGCGAGCTCGTTGTCGCCCATCAGGTCGGCGGCGTACGTTCCCAGCGACCCGATCACACCGACCTCGACCAGGCCTCCGACCAGCACGAACAGAGCCATGAAGAAGGCGAGCGTCGACCACTCGACCTCCTCCAGGAAGGCCTCGGTCGGTGTCTGCGAGACGACGACCATCGCGCCGGCGCCGAGCATGGCGACCAGCGACGGGTCCAGGTGGAGCTCGGTGTGCAGGCCGAAGGCGAGCATCACCAGGGCCAGGACGGCCAGGCATCGGTAGAGCAGCCCACGGTCCGGGATCGCCGAGGCGGGCGGCTCGATCAGGCCGTCCAGGTCGACCTGGCCACGGAAGTCGCGGCGGAAGAGCACCCGGACCAGACCGATCAGCACGACCAGCAGGATCAGGCACAGCGGCAGCGAGTGGATCAGGAAGTCGTCGAAGGTCAGGTTCGCCCGGCTGGCCACGATGATGTTGGGCGGGTCGGCGATCAGGGTCGAGGTGCCGCCGACGTTCGCGGCCAGGATGAGCGAGATCAGGTACGGCATCGGGTTCAGTCCCAGCCGCTCGCAGACCGACAACGTCACCGGCGTGACCAGCAGCACCGTGGTCACGTTGTCAAGGATGGGCGAGAGCGCCGCGGTGACGAGGATCAGCAGCGTCGCCAGACGCGCCGGGCGGCCGCCGGAGTGCTTGACCGCCCATAGCGCAAGGAACTCGAACAGGCCCGTCTGCTTCAGGACGCCGACGATCACCATCATCCCGAAGAGCAGGAAGATGACGTCCCAGTCGACCCCGGTCTCGTGACTGTAGAAGGCGGACTCGGCACTGATGATCCCGATCGCCACCATCGCCGCGACACCGCCCAGGGCTGCGGCGACGCGGTGGACACGCTCGGTGGCGATGAGACCGTAGGTGACGATGAAGATCGCGATTGCTGCGTACACGATCATGTGTTGAGCTCCATGCCATCGACTCTCCGCGACCGCACGCCCGATCCGAATGGGTGCTGCCACCCATAAGCCCTGGCCAGAGAGCATGTCAGGGTTGCTGCATGAGTCATCTACCCCTCTACTGGCGGGTCTGCCTGACGAACTGGGCGGTGTTCTGCGTCGGGACCCTGGTCCTGGCGCTGTCCCCGGCCCGGGTCTCGGAGCGGGTCCTGGCCTCGGAGGCGCTGGTGCTGGCGGTGGGGCTGGTCGTGATGGCGACCCTCAACGCCCTCCTGCTGCTGCGCAGCCTGGCACCGATCGACCGGGTTATCCGCACGATGGACTCGGTGGACCACCTCTCCCCCGACCAGCGCCTGTCCACCCAGGGCAAGGGCGCCGGCGCCCGGCTGGTCGCCAGCTACAACGCGATGCTCGAGCGACTGGAGACCGAGCGGAGCACCAGCAACGCCAAGGCGCTCGCCGCCCAGGAGGCCGAGCGGCACCGGATCGCCCAAGAGCTCCACGACGAGGTCGGGCAGTCGCTCACCGTCGTACTCCTGGGGCTCAAGGGGCTGGAGCGGCAGGTGCCGGAATCGGTTCGCGAGGAGTTCGCCGCCGTCCGTGAGTCGGCCCGGACCGGCATCGACGACGTACGCCGCGTGGCCCGGCAGCTACGTCCCGGCGTGCTCGAGGACCTCGGCCTGCACGCCGCCCTCGCCTCGCTGGCCACCGACGTCGGCGCCCGCGGCCGCACCACCGTACGGCGCACGATCGCGCCCGGACTTCCCGACCTCCCCCAGGACCGCGAGCTCGTGATCTACCGGGTCGCTCAGGAGGCGCTCACCAACGTCGTACGACACGCCCACGCTGCCACCGCCGACCTCTCCCTCGGCAAGGTCGGCGACAAGGTGGTCCTCACCGTCACCGACGACGGCCGCGGCAGCGCCGACCTGGTGCCCGGCGCCGGGATCAGCGGCATGCGGGAGCGCGCCCTTCTCGTCGGTGCCGACCTGAGCGTGGCCAGCGCCCCCGGCCAGGGCACCACCGTCCGTCTCGAGGTGCCGCTGTGACCCCGACGCCCCCGAAGATCCGGATCCTGCTGGCCGACGACCACACCCTCGTACGCCGCGGGGTCCGCCTCATCCTCGACGCCGAGCCGGACCTCGAGGTCGTCGCGGAGGCGGCCGACGGCGCGGAGGCGGTCGCCGCCCTCCGCGATGTCCGGGCCGACCTGGTGATCCTGGACGTCGCGATGCCTCGGATGACCGGCCTGCAGGCCGCGCGCACCATCGCTCGGATGCGTACGCCCCCGAAGATGCTGATGCTCTCGATGCACGACAACGAGCAGTACTTCTTCGAGGCGCTCAAGGTCGGCGCGAGCGGCTACGTTCTCAAGTCGGTCGCCGACGAGGACCTGGTCAAGGCTTGTCGCACCGCCATCCAGGGGCGAGCCTTCGTCTATCCCGGGGCGATGAGCGCGCTGGTCCGTGACTACCTCGACCGCCTCAACCGCGGCGAGAGCCTCCCGCGGACCGTGCTGACCGAACGCGAGGACGAGGTGCTCAAGCTCATCGCCGAGGGCCACTCCACTCGCGAGATCGCGCGCGAGCTGACGATCTCCTACAAGACCGTCGAGCGGCACCGCGAGAACATCCTCGCCAAGCTCGGGCTGCGGGACCGGACTCAGGTGACTCGGTACGCCATCCGTGCGGGCCTCATCGAACCGTGACCTCGTCCGGTGGTCGAGCCGCTGCCTTCACGCTGGTCGAGCGTTGCGTCCCCGCTGGTCGAGCGTTGTGTCCCCGCTGGTCGAGCCGTTGTGTTCCGCTGGTCGAGACCTGCCTTCCGCTGGTCGAGCCGCCGGAGCCGCTAGGCGGAGGCGTGTCGAGACCAACACGGTTCTGGTCGGGGAAACCTCGCTTAGCGACTGTTTCTTCGTCTTCAGGTTCGCCGCCGACCCTTCTTCGAGTGTTTCTCGATCAGCCGCCGCGTCAAGGACGGGCTTCGCCCGCCGCTTCGCGGTGGCCTTCGGCCATCCTTGACTCGGCACCTGATCGAGAAAGATTTCGCCATTATCGGGGCGGCGGCGAGGGTGTGGCGCGGGGTCCAGGTTACTTGTTCACGGACTGCTTAAATCGGGTCTGACCAGCACAAACAGGTAGCATCCTGGTGCTGTTTCACATATAATGAGGCGTATGAACGAGACCGTCGACCAGCTCCTCGCCGGGCCGCCCCTGGGTGCGTCCGAGGGTGAGCTGGTCGACTGGATCGGCCGGCTCGAAGAGATCAAATGCGTCGCTGAGGCCGTTCAAACAGAGGCAGCCGTACGCCTCGACGAGGCCACCCGCGCCCGGCAGGCCGAGGCCGGGATCCGTGCCCGGAAACTGGGGGAAGGCGTGGCCTCGCAGGTGGCGTTGGCGAGGCGAGTCTCACCGGCCAAGGGTGCCAAGCTCCTGGGCTTGGCGAAGATCCTCATCGTCGAGATGCCGCACACGTTCCGGTTGATGAAAGCAGGCCTGTTCTCGCAGTGGCAGGCCACCATCCTCGCCCGCGAGACCGCCTGTCTCTCGGTGGAGGACCGCCGAGTCATTGACTACCAGCTCTGTGCTCTCGGCCCCGATGGTGAACCGCCTGCAGTGGTGACGATGGGCCTGCGACAGCTCGAGAACGCGGCCAAGAAGCTTGCGATTGCTCTGGACCAGGAGTCTGTCGTGGCTCGTGCCGCCAATGCGGAGAAGGACCGCCGGGTCAGCGTCCGGCCGGCTCCCGACACGATGACCTGGCTCGGCGCATTGTTGCCGGTCAAGGACGGCGTCACCGTCTACGCGGCCCTGGACCAGGCAGCCAAGGCTGCCCAGGCGGCCGGTGATGAGCGGTCGCGTGGGCAGGTCATGGCCGACACCCTGGTCGACCGCGTCACCGGGCGTGACGGCGTCGACGCGAAGCCTCGGATCGAGGTCAAGATCGTCATGACAGCCGACGCCCTCACCAACGACACCGACCAGCCCGCGATGGTCGAGGGCTACGGCCCCGTCCCCGCGACCTGGGCCCGCGAAGCACTCGCCGACGCGGAGGTCTTTATCCGCAGGCTGTTCACAGACCCTACCGGGCAGCTGGTCGCGATGGAGT
Coding sequences within:
- a CDS encoding SLC13 family permease yields the protein MIVYAAIAIFIVTYGLIATERVHRVAAALGGVAAMVAIGIISAESAFYSHETGVDWDVIFLLFGMMVIVGVLKQTGLFEFLALWAVKHSGGRPARLATLLILVTAALSPILDNVTTVLLVTPVTLSVCERLGLNPMPYLISLILAANVGGTSTLIADPPNIIVASRANLTFDDFLIHSLPLCLILLVVLIGLVRVLFRRDFRGQVDLDGLIEPPASAIPDRGLLYRCLAVLALVMLAFGLHTELHLDPSLVAMLGAGAMVVVSQTPTEAFLEEVEWSTLAFFMALFVLVGGLVEVGVIGSLGTYAADLMGDNELAGVTGLMIGSAVVGGFVDNIPYTAAMVPIVEEMVAATPSSGADSPLWWALVFGADLGGNTTAVAAGANVVVLGLAAKSGHPISFWKFTRYGIVVTIVTLAVAWVYVALRYFALA
- a CDS encoding sensor histidine kinase, whose translation is MSHLPLYWRVCLTNWAVFCVGTLVLALSPARVSERVLASEALVLAVGLVVMATLNALLLLRSLAPIDRVIRTMDSVDHLSPDQRLSTQGKGAGARLVASYNAMLERLETERSTSNAKALAAQEAERHRIAQELHDEVGQSLTVVLLGLKGLERQVPESVREEFAAVRESARTGIDDVRRVARQLRPGVLEDLGLHAALASLATDVGARGRTTVRRTIAPGLPDLPQDRELVIYRVAQEALTNVVRHAHAATADLSLGKVGDKVVLTVTDDGRGSADLVPGAGISGMRERALLVGADLSVASAPGQGTTVRLEVPL
- a CDS encoding response regulator is translated as MTPTPPKIRILLADDHTLVRRGVRLILDAEPDLEVVAEAADGAEAVAALRDVRADLVILDVAMPRMTGLQAARTIARMRTPPKMLMLSMHDNEQYFFEALKVGASGYVLKSVADEDLVKACRTAIQGRAFVYPGAMSALVRDYLDRLNRGESLPRTVLTEREDEVLKLIAEGHSTREIARELTISYKTVERHRENILAKLGLRDRTQVTRYAIRAGLIEP
- a CDS encoding HNH endonuclease → MNETVDQLLAGPPLGASEGELVDWIGRLEEIKCVAEAVQTEAAVRLDEATRARQAEAGIRARKLGEGVASQVALARRVSPAKGAKLLGLAKILIVEMPHTFRLMKAGLFSQWQATILARETACLSVEDRRVIDYQLCALGPDGEPPAVVTMGLRQLENAAKKLAIALDQESVVARAANAEKDRRVSVRPAPDTMTWLGALLPVKDGVTVYAALDQAAKAAQAAGDERSRGQVMADTLVDRVTGRDGVDAKPRIEVKIVMTADALTNDTDQPAMVEGYGPVPATWAREALADAEVFIRRLFTDPTGQLVAMESRSRKAPDGLAEFITTRDGGICRTNGCDAPIRNIDHAQRHADGGHTKAANLQGLCERCNQAKEALGWQARPGPDGSIITITPTGHTYVSPPPTTRHLATRRAATVPGRVRAARRTPRLRPRSMRRAAPTARPSSGTREISRRGTDEEPPGRSPASRSGPSGRRP